A window of the Brassica napus cultivar Da-Ae chromosome C5, Da-Ae, whole genome shotgun sequence genome harbors these coding sequences:
- the LOC106415648 gene encoding ankyrin repeat-containing protein At5g02620, whose product MEGEEDTVPKKKMAKQLTGKREDTQLHSAVRRGNKDEVVEILTKAREPELNELLGKQNQSGETALYVAAEYGDVEIVKEMIKRYDLSLVEIKARNGFDAFHIAAKQGDLDVLKVLAEAHSELAMTVDLLNTTALHTAATQGHTEVVNFLLELGSSLAGIAKSNGKTALHSASRNGHVKVVKALLASEPAISIRMDKKGQTSLHMAAKGTNVEVVEELIKADRSSINIADTKGNTALHIAARKGRSHIVKLLLDNNITDTKAVNRTGETALDTAEKVGNPEVALILQKHGVPSAKTIKPSGGANPARELKQTVSDIKHEVHNQLEHTRQTRRRVQGIAKQLNKMHTEGLNNAINSTTVVAVLIATVAFAAIFTVPGQYVEDTSNLPDGHSLGEANIASTTPFIIFFIFDSIALFISLAVVVVQTSVVVIESKAKKQMMAVINKLMWLACVLISVAFLALSFVVVGEEEKWLAIWVTAIGATIMITTLGTMCYWIIQHKIEAANARNIRRSSINNSKSGSWGIPQLTDTDALQNECKKMYAI is encoded by the exons ATGGAAGGGGAAGAAGACACCGTGCCAAAGAAGAAAATGGCGAAACAGCTGACCGGAAAACGCGAAGACACACAGCTCCATTCAGCCGTGAGACGAGGAAACAAGGACGAAGTTGTTGAGATTCTTACAAAAGCCAGAGAGCCTGAGTTGAATGAGCTCCTAGGGAAACAGAACCAATCAGGTGAGACCGCACTCTACGTTGCAGCAGAGTATGGTGACGTCGAGATTGTGAAAGAGATGATCAAACGCTATGATCTTTCTCTGGTTGAGATCAAAGCAAGAAACGGGTTCGATGCTTTCCACATTGCTGCCAAGCAAGGAGACCTCG ATGTGTTGAAGGTCTTAGCAGAGGCTCACTCGGAGCTAGCGATGACGGTGGATCTCTTGAACACAACGGCACTGCACACAGCTGCAACACAAGGACACACGGAGGTTGTAAACTTTCTACTGGAACTAGGAAGCAGCCTGGCGGGAATCGCCAAAAGCAACGGTAAGACGGCGTTACACTCTGCATCAAGAAACGGGCACGTGAAGGTCGTCAAGGCTCTATTAGCATCAGAGCCAGCTATCTCAATAAGGATGGACAAGAAAGGCCAAACATCTCTTCACATGGCAGCTAAAGGAACAAACGTCGAGGTCGTAGAGGAGCTCATCAAAGCGGATAGATCCTCTATCAACATAGCAGACACAAAGGGAAACACTGCGCTGCACATCGCAGCTAGAAAAGGCAGATCACATATCGTCAAATTGCTGCTAGACAACAACATAACCGATACCAAAGCTGTTAACAGAACAGGAGAAACTGCTCTTGACACAGCGGAGAAGGTTGGGAACCCAGAGGTGGCTCTCATCTTGCAGAAGCACGGCGTCCCCAGCGCCAAGACCATTAAGCCCTCAGGGGGGGCTAACCCTGCTCGGGAGCTGAAACAGACAGTGAGCGATATCAAGCATGAGGTTCATAATCAGCTTGAGCATACGCGCCAGACCAGAAGACGCGTTCAAGGGATAGCAAAACAGCTCAACAAAATGCACACGGAAGGTCTCAACAACGCGATCAACTCAACCACTGTCGTCGCCGTGCTGATAGCTACCGTGGCGTTCGCAGCTATCTTCACTGTCCCGGGGCAGTACGTAGAAGACACAAGCAACCTTCCAGATGGACATTCACTAGGAGAAGCCAACATTGCATCAACGACACCGTTCATAATATTCTTCATCTTCGACTCCATCGcactcttcatctccttggcAGTTGTGGTGGTTCAGACGTCGGTGGTGGTGATAGAGAGCAAGGCCAAGAAACAGATGATGGCTGTGATAAACAAACTCATGTGGCTCGCATGTGTTCTCATCTCCGTTGCCTTTTTGGCTCTGTCGTTTGTTGTCGTCGGTGAAGAAGAGAAGTGGCTAGCTATTTGGGTGACTGCTATCGGTGCGACGATCATGATCACGACGTTAGGGACCATGTGCTACTGGATTATACAGCACAAGATTGAAGCTGCTAATGCGAGAAACATAAGAAGATCCTCCATCAACAACAGTAAATCTGGATCTTGGGGGATTCCTCAGCTTACGGATACAGATGCTCTCCAAAACGAGTGTAAGAAAATGTATGCAATCTGA
- the LOC106411606 gene encoding dirigent protein 25, which translates to MTGCKILFVLVLALAITFVSAARLLNEEEDLGLVPMPTISPGPLPTAGSGSFASASSGGPATGITSGTGLASGGSLTTLPGSGPLPTTGSGSLPVASSGPLPTTGTGSLPTTGSGPFPVASSGPLPGAGSGTLPTVGSGATATGGSVPDHSLVFFMHDILGGSNPTARAVTGVVANPALSGQLPFAKPNGANLPVNNGVPSNNNNNGILNNNNVPLLVGLGGTTSSILQNDGNNLLNGLPVANGGQLPSGSSLQMLMFGTMTVMDNELTEGHELGSGLLGKAQGFYVASAVDGTSQTMAFTAMFESGGYEDSISFFGVHRTAASESHLGVMGGTGKYVNARGYAIVKTFTGGTGNTQQPHQFTDGLETVLECTVYLSY; encoded by the coding sequence ATGACAGGCTGCAAGATACTCTTCGTCCTGGTTTTAGCTCTTGCCATTACTTTTGTCTCGGCTGCTCGTCTtcttaatgaagaagaagatcttgGATTAGTCCCCATGCCTACCATAAGTCCTGGTCCGTTACCAACTGCTGGTTCAGGCTCCTTCGCCAGTGCTAGTTCAGGAGGACCTGCAACTGGTATCACTTCAGGTACTGGTCTAGCCTCAGGTGGTTCCTTGACTACTTTACCTGGCTCCGGACCTCTACCAACCACTGGTTCTGGTTCTTTACCGGTTGCTAGTTCAGGTCCCTTGCCCACTACTGGCACTGGTTCTCTACCAACCACCGGTTCTGGTCCTTTTCCGGTTGCTAGTTCTGGTCCTTTGCCTGGTGCTGGTTCAGGGACATTGCCGACTGTTGGTTCAGGTGCCACAGCCACGGGTGGTTCAGTTCCCGACCACTCCTTGGTTTTCTTTATGCACGATATACTCGGTGGCTCAAATCCGACAGCCAGAGCTGTGACTGGAGTCGTTGCAAACCCAGCTCTCAGTGGCCAACTTCCATTTGCCAAGCCCAATGGCGCAAACCTCCCTGTCAACAACGGCGTTCCAtcgaacaacaacaacaacggaatcctcaacaacaacaacgtcCCTCTCCTCGTCGGGCTGGGCGGAACCACTTCCAGCATTCTACAGAACGACGGTAACAACCTCTTGAACGGTCTCCCCGTGGCCAACGGTGGTCAGCTCCCATCGGGTTCGTCTCTCCAGATGCTCATGTTTGGAACAATGACGGTGATGGACAACGAGCTAACCGAAGGGCATGAACTCGGGTCAGGTCTGCTTGGCAAAGCACAGGGCTTCTACGTGGCCAGCGCCGTTGATGGAACCAGCCAGACAATGGCTTTCACGGCAATGTTTGAGAGTGGTGGTTATGAAGATAGCATAAGTTTCTTCGGTGTACATAGAACGGCTGCATCAGAGTCTCATCTTGGTGTTATGGGTGGTACAGGGAAGTATGTTAATGCTAGAGGCTATGCCATCGTCAAAACATTTACAGGTGGCACCGGGAACACACAGCAGCCGCACCAGTTCACAGATGGGTTAGAGACAGTTCTGGAGTGTACCGTTTATCTTTCTTACTAG
- the LOC106411604 gene encoding exocyst complex component EXO70H1 produces MVLLKPSAFSKSPKLPPPQQGGFSDSLIGDTVEAADAFIRQWVSPHLYDSSSTSCSLSSLFSAENRGEGRRFLDVLAKLHYAIQSAGLVNPDSAKLAQARELMQTAMKYLEKEFYRVLKSNRRFLDSESISGLSSNEKAEINADADAIEDLKMIANCMISSGYEKDCVKIYKKLRRKMIVEALSNLGFEKLTSAQMQKLEWEILEKKIKGWVRLAKVAFVTLFNGERILCDRIFSTSSSSSSVSIAESTFIDVTLQSALKLFVFPITVAKCRKTAEKIFPTLDVYQTILHVIPQIEQIFSYDSTASVRSQAAESLEKLGESVNAMMIEFQSSITKESSKSPIPGGGVHQLTRYVMNFIVFLADYSDSLTVIIKDKESSLPLPEDYYNNGNNEENPENAGSPMAARLAWLILVLLCKIDAKSRLYSDAALSYLFLANNLHYVLIKVRTSNLKVVLGDDWVANHEVKVTQYLEKYEKMAWGDVIASLPGVSTAAAKAEEALRRFNKAFEETYKKHKNWVVPDPKLRDEIKASIASKLMGGYTGFYKEYPVGSSDIVRFTPEDLNGYISDLYIGLRGSVPVSTN; encoded by the coding sequence ATGGTGCTCTTGAAACCTTCTGCCTTTTCAAAATCACCTAAGCTCCCTCCTCCACAGCAAGGCGGCTTCTCCGACTCTCTAATCGGTGATACTGTCGAGGCAGCTGATGCTTTTATACGCCAATGGGTCTCACCACACCTCTACGACTCTTCCTCCACTTCCTGCAGCCTCTCTTCCCTTTTCTCCGCGGAGAACCGGGGAGAAGGAAGACGCTTCCTCGACGTCCTAGCCAAGTTACACTACGCTATTCAGAGCGCCGGGTTGGTGAATCCGGACTCCGCTAAGCTAGCTCAAGCGCGTGAGTTGATGCAGACGGCCATGAAGTATTTGGAGAAGGAGTTTTATCGCGTTCTGAAATCGAACCGCCggtttttagattcggaatctATCTCTGGTTTGTCTAGTAACGAGAAAGCAGAAATAAATGCTGATGCTGACGCTATCGAGGATTTGAAGATGATAGCTAACTGCATGATCTCATCCGGTTACGAGAAGGATTGTGTTAAGATTTATAAGAAACTCAGAAGAAAGATGATCGTCGAGGCCTTGTCTAACCTAGGATTCGAGAAGCTAACATCTGCGCAGATGCAGAAGCTAGAATGGGAGATTCTCGAGAAGAAGATCAAAGGCTGGGTAAGGCTTGCTAAAGTAGCATTCGTGACTCTCTTTAACGGCGAACGAATCCTCTGCGATCGAATcttctccacctcctcctcatCCTCCTCCGTCTCCATCGCTGAGTCTACATTCATTGACGTTACGCTACAGAGCGCGTTGAAGCTCTTCGTCTTCCCAATAACCGTCGCGAAATGCAGGAAGACCGCGGAGAAGATCTTCCCAACGCTCGACGTTTACCAGACGATCTTGCACGTTATCCCCCAAATCGAGCAGATCTTCAGCTACGATTCAACCGCCTCCGTGCGATCGCAGGCGGCTGAATCTCTAGAAAAACTCGGAGAATCTGTTAACGCGATGATGATCGAGTTCCAATCGTCGATCACGAAAGAGTCTTCCAAATCGCCGATTCCCGGCGGCGGAGTCCATCAGCTCACGAGGTACGTCATGAACTTCATCGTCTTCCTCGCTGACTACAGCGACTCGCTCACGGTTATAATCAAGGATAAGGAGTCCTCGTTGCCGTTACCGGAGGATTACTATAACAACGGCAACAACGAAGAGAATCCAGAAAACGCTGGATCTCCGATGGCGGCGAGGCTCGCGTGGCTGATACTCGTCTTGCTCTGCAAAATCGACGCCAAATCTCGTCTCTACAGCGACGCGGCGCTCTCGTATCTCTTCCTCGCCAACAACCTCCACTACGTCTTGATCAAGGTGCGCACGTCGAATCTCAAGGTCGTTCTGGGAGACGACTGGGTGGCGAATCACGAGGTCAAGGTGACTCAGTACCTAGAGAAGTACGAGAAAATGGCGTGGGGCGATGTGATCGCGTCCCTCCCGGGCGTTTCGACGGCCGCGGCGAAGGCCGAGGAGGCTCTCAGACGGTTCAACAAGGCGTTTGAGGAGACGTACAAGAAGCATAAGAACTGGGTCGTACCCGACCCGAAATTGAGAGACGAAATCAAAGCGTCTATAGCGAGTAAGCTCATGGGCGGGTATACGGGTTTTTATAAAGAGTATCCGGTCGGGTCTTCGGATATTGTCAGATTTACCCCTGAAGATCTCAATGGTTACATATCCGACTTGTATATCGGCTTGAGAGGATCCGTGCCCGTATCCACAAACTAA
- the LOC106411607 gene encoding LOW QUALITY PROTEIN: pentatricopeptide repeat-containing protein At1g07740, mitochondrial (The sequence of the model RefSeq protein was modified relative to this genomic sequence to represent the inferred CDS: inserted 5 bases in 3 codons; deleted 1 base in 1 codon; substituted 1 base at 1 genomic stop codon): FDKCDWEDACKVFDEMLEREVQPTVVTXNSLIGFLCRSHHLAKAKSLLEGMIQKRIRPNAVTFGLLMKGLCCKGEYTETKKLMFDXSDPGKRGRIDEVKLLLGDMKRRRIKPDVVIYNIMVNHLCSEGRAPEGYRTLXRKSCEPNAATYRMMVDGFCRIGDFDSALDILNAMLASRHYPTPATFYXLVDGLIKGGNLDHACFVLEVIGKKNLSFVSSVWESILCDLCIKDGGFCCEALLELIST; encoded by the exons TTTGATAAATGCGACTGGGAAGATGCATGCAaagtgttcgatgaaatgcttGAGAGGGAAGTGCAACCTACTGTGGTGACTTAAAATAGCCTGATTGGATTTTTATGCCGAAGTCATCATCTGGCTAAGGCGAAGAGTTTGCTTGAAGGCATGATTCAGAAGAGAATACGCCCAAATGCTGTGACATTTGGGTTGTTAATGAAGGGTTTATGTTGTAAAGGAGAGTACACTGAAACAAAGAAGTTGATGTTTGA GAGTGATCCTGGAAAGAGAGGGAGAATCGATGAGGTGAAGCTTCTATTGGGGGATATGAAGAGAAGGCGGATAAAACCAGATGTTGTGATCTATAACATTATGGTTAATCATCTTTGCAGTGAAGGTAGAGCCCCTGAGGGGTACAGGACACT AAGGAAAAGTTGTGAGCCAAATGCAGCTACATACCGTATGATGGTTGATGGTTTTTGTCGTATTGGGGATTTTGATTCAGCGTTGGATATTTTGAATGCAATGCTTGCAAGCAGACACTATCCCACACCTGCAACGTTTT GTTTGGTTGATGGGCTGATAAAAGGAGGTAACTTGGATCATGCTTGCTTTGTGTTAGAGGTAATAGGAAAGAAAAATTTAAGCTTTGTGTCTAGTGTTTGGGAAAGTATACTCTGTGATCTCTGT ATTAAGGATGGAGGGTTTTGTTGTGAAGCTTTGTTAGAACTGATTTCTACCTAA
- the LOC111201934 gene encoding uncharacterized protein LOC111201934 — protein MPSTSEYVPVNLEEPRMVVESSDTMQMVNDAFCENISSFIEDGERVDEPNLEARRFFDMLDAAKHPIYEGCKKDHSPLSAATRMMTIKSDFNLAEDCVDAIADFVKDYLPEDNMCPASYDEVDKLVSGLGLPFQMIDVCIDNCMIYWKADANYLACKFCGKPRFKVTSGRAKVPYKRMWYLPLADRLKRLYQSERTASAMRWHKEHSSEGEIVHPSDAKAWKHFQSIYEEFASESRNVYLGLCTDGFNPFGKHGRQYSLWPVIVTPYNLPLSLCMKREFLFLTILVPGPEHPKRSLDVFLQPLIYELQELWANGVETFDISCRQNFKMHAVLMWTISDFPAYGMLSGWTTHGRLSCPHCQDSTDAFQLKHGRKTCWFDCHRRFLPSSHPYRRSQTLFTKGKVVHDPPPPELDGNYLLRQLGDFGADTTAECGGNGHGPVDGYGEYHNWHKKSIFWDLPYWKDHLLRHNLDVMHIEKNFFDNIMNTILNVQGKTKDNLKSRLDLPGICARDELHIMANGKGPTPKFRLSPTAREVFFQWLLSSVKFPDGYASNLRNCVDSQEERLSGMKSHDCHVFMQRLLPFVFAGLLPKDVHEAIAGISAFFRDLCTRSLTFDGIRQLELNIPIILCNLEKIFPPSFFDVMEHLAIHLPREAELGGPVQYRWMYPFERFMFHLKKKVKNLGRVEGSIVAQTIKEETSNFSAYYFAPHIQTKSRKPGRNDDGGEKPHYISDVPDIFAQVGRLSGKRKKRWLTDEEIKHLHMYILLNCDELLQYERCAYV, from the exons ATGCCTAGTACTAGTGAATATGTGCCGGTTAATTTAGAGGAACCTAGAATGGTAGTTGAATCTAGTGATACAATGCAAATGGTAAACGATGCATTTTGTGAAAACATCTCTTCATTTATAGAAGACGGAGAGAGAGTTGACGAACCAAATTTAGAAGCAAGGAGATTTTTTGATATGTTGGATGCAGCTAAGCATCCAATATATGAGGGTTGTAAAAAAGATCATTCTCCTTTATCGGCTGCAACTAGGATGATGACCATAAAATCAGATTTTAATTTGGCAGAAGACTGTGTAGATGCAATTGCTGATTTTGTGAAAGATTATCTCCCCGAAGATAATATGTGTCCAGCTTCTTACGACGAGGTCGATAAACTTGTTTCGGGTCTAGGTTTGCCATTTCAAATGATAGacgtttgcatcgacaactgtaTGATTTACTGGAAAGCCGATGCGAACTACTTGGCATGTAAATTTTGTGGTAAACCCCGATTTAAGGTCACTAGTGGAAGAGCTAAGGTTCCATATAAACGTATGTGGTATTTGCCATTAGCTGATAGGCTTAAAAGGTTATATCAATCGGAACGCACAGCAAGTGCTATGAGATGGCATAAAGAGCACTCAAGTGAAGGAGAAATTGTGCATCCCTCAGATGCAAAAGCATGGAAGCACTTTCAATCAATTTATGAGGAATTTGCATCAGAGAGCAGAAACGTCTACCtcggattatgtactgatggtttcaacCCATTTGGAAAACATGGAAGGCAATATTCATTATGGCCAGTAATTGTCACACCTTACAATTTGCCCCTCTCTTTGTGCATGAAACGAGAGTTTCTATTTCTCACCATACTTGTTCCTGGTCCAGAACATCCCAAACGATCTCTTGATGTTTTCTTACAGCCGCTGATTTATGAGTTGCAAGAGTTATGGGCAAATGGTGTAGAAACATTTGACATTTCATGCAGACAAAACTTCAAGATGCatgcagtacttatgtggactaTCAGTGATTTTCCTGCATATGgaatgttgtctggatggacaacacatggaaggtTATCGTGTCCACATTGTCAGGATAGTACTGATGCATTTCAGTTGAAACATGGAAGAAAGacgtgttggtttgattgtcatagAAGATTTCTACCGAGTTCACATCCTTATCGTCGAAGCCAGACATTGTTTACAAAGGGAAAAGTTGTTCATGATCCACCACCACCAGAGTTAGATGGTAACTATTTATTGAGGCAGCTTGGAGATTTTGGGGCAGATACGACTGCTGAATGCGGTGGAAATGGGCATGGCCCAGTCGATGGTTATGGAGAGTATCATAACTGGcataaaaaaagtattttttgggatttGCCGTATTGGAAAGACCATTTGCTACGGCATAATCTAGATGTCATGCACATTGAAAAGAATTTTTTCGATAACATCATGAACACAATTTTAAATGTCcaagggaagacaaaagacaacttAAAGTCCAGATTAGACTTGCCTGGTATATGTGCACGAGATGAGCTACATATTATGGCCAACGGAAAAGGTCCTACTCCCAAGTTTAGATTGAGTCCAACTGCAAGGGAAGTATTTTTTCAGTGGCTATTAAGTAGCGTTAAATTCCCTGATGGATATGCTTCTAATCTAAGGAACTGTGTTGATAGTCAAGAGGAGCGGTTATCTGGGATGAAAAGTCATGATTGCCATGTTTTCATGCAACGCCTACTTCCATTTGTATTTGCGGGACTCCTACCAAAAGATGTTCATGAAGCTATTGCTGGGATAAGTGCTTTTTTCCGAGATCTTTGCACAAGATCACTCACATTTGATGGAATTCGACAATTAGAGTTGAACATACCAATTATTCTTTGCAATCTTGAAAAGATTTTTCCACCATCTttttttgatgtaatggaacatctagCAATTCACCTTCCTAGAGAAGCAGAACTTGGTGGTCCAGTTCAATACAGGTGGATGTATCCATTCGAGCGGTTTATGTTTCACTTGAAGAAAAAGGTCAAAAATTTAGGTAGAGTTGAGGGTTCCATTGTCGCTCAGACCATTAAAGAAGAAACATCAAACTTCTCTGCTTACTACTTTGCCCCACATATTCAAACAAAGAGTAGAAAACCGGGCCGTAATGACGATGGAGGAGAAAAGCCCCATTACATATCCGATGTTCCAGATATCTTTGCACAAGTAGGACGACTAAGTGGAAAACGCAAAAAGCGTTGGTTAACAGATGAAGAGATTAAACACTTACATATGTATATTCTTCTCAACTGTGACGAACTACTGCAATATGAaag GTGCGCATATGTTTGA
- the LOC106415649 gene encoding 3-ketoacyl-CoA synthase 3, whose product MDILYILSSLLISYLIFKIWKRIDSKRDQNCYILDYQCHKPSDDRMLSTQISGEIIRRNKHIRLNEYKFLLKAIVSSGIGEQTYAPRLYFEGREESPTIQDALSEMEEFYIDTIEKLLKRNKLKPKDIDVLVVNVSMLNSTPSLSARIINHYKMREDVKVFNLTAMGCSASVISVDIVKNIFKTYKNKLALVVTSESLSPNWYSGNNRSMILANCLFRSGGCAVLLTNKRCLSKRAMFKLKCLVRTHHGAREDSFNACVQKEDELGRVGIHLDKTLPKAATRAFVDNLKVITPKILPVTQLFRFMLSLLLKKLRRSPSKGSTNVAQAAPKAGINFKTGIEHFCIHTGGKAVIDAIGYSLDLTEYDLEPARMTLHRFGNTSASSLWYVLGYMEAKKRLKRGDRVFMISFGAGFKCNSCVWEVARDLNVGECLGNVWNHCIDQYPPTSLLNPFLEKYGWIREEEDPDTFKFHT is encoded by the coding sequence atggatatTCTCTatatcctctcttctcttctcattTCTTACCTCATCTTCAAGATCTGGAAACGCATAGACTCCAAGAGAGATCAAAACTGCTACATCTTGGACTATCAATGCCACAAACCTTCAGATGATCGTATGCTGAGTACTCAAATCAGCGGTGAGATCATCCGTCGAAACAAACACATTAGACTCAACGAGTACAAGTTCCTCCTCAAAGCCATTGTTAGTTCAGGTATCGGAGAGCAAACCTACGCACCACGTCTCTACTTTGAAGGACGTGAAGAGTCTCCTACCATACAAGACGCTCTCTCGGAGATGGAAGAGTTTTACATTGACACAATCGAGAAACTCCTAAAGAGAAACAAACTCAAACCTAAAGACATCGACGTACTCGTGGTCAACGTCTCCAtgctcaactcaacaccttcTCTATCCGCAAGAATCATTAACCATTACAAAATGAGAGAAGACGTGAAGGTTTTCAACTTGACGGCGATGGGATGTAGCGCGAGTGTTATATCGGTAGAtattgttaaaaacattttcaaaacgtACAAGAACAAGCTTGCTCTCGTTGTAACATCCGAGTCACTTAGTCCTAACTGGTACAGCGGAAACAACCGGTCTATGATCCTCGCTAACTGCTTGTTCCGCTCCGGTGGCTGCGCGGTTCTCTTGACCAACAAGCGTTGTCTAAGCAAGAGAGCCATGTTTAAGCTGAAGTGTTTGGTGAGAACGCACCATGGAGCAAGAGAGGATTCATTCAACGCGTGTGTCCAAAAAGAAGACGAGCTGGGACGAGTTGGTATCCACTTAGACAAGACTCTTCCAAAAGCAGCGACTCGTGCTTTCGTGGACAACCTCAAAGTCATCACTCCAAAGATTCTTCCCGTGACGCAGCTCTTCAGGTTTATGTTGTCTCTTCTCCTCAAGAAGCTTCGTAGAAGCCCTAGCAAAGGCTCCACGAACGTGGCTCAAGCAGCTCCGAAGGCGGGGATTAACTTCAAAACCGGTATTGAACATTTCTGTATTCACACGGGAGGCAAAGCGGTTATCGACGCGATTGGTTATAGTCTTGACTTAACCGAGTACGATCTTGAACCGGCGAGGATGACGCTACACCGGTTTGGGAACACGTCGGCGAGTAGCTTGTGGTATGTTTTGGGGTACATGGAAGCGAAGAAGAGGCTGAAGAGAGGAGATAGAGTGTTCATGATAAGCTTTGGAGCTGGTTTCAAGTGTAATAGCTGCGTTTGGGAAGTTGCGAGAGATCTTAACGTTGGAGAATGTTTAGGGAATGTGTGGAACCATTGCATTGATCAGTACCCACCAACGTCGTTGTTGAATCCTTTTCTCGAGAAGTATGGTTGGATTCGTGAAGAAGAAGACCCTGATACGTTCAAGTTCCATACGTGA